DNA from Streptomyces rishiriensis:
GTGACTGAGGGACACACCTACCAGGTCGCCGACCTGTGGCGCGGAGTGTTCCTCAACTCCGGCAACGACGCCGTGCACGTGCTGGCGAGCCTCAGCGGCGGCTGGCGGGCCACGGCCGCCCGGATGCAGGCCAAGGCACGCTCCCTGGGCGCCCTGGACACCCATGTGCTGTCGCCCGACGGATACGACACGCCGGGCCAGGTGTCCTCGGCGTACGACCTGGCGGTGTTCGGGCGGGCGGGGCTGCGCAACCCGGACTTCGCGCGGTACTGCGGCACCGCGGAGGCGAGCTTCCCCGGGGACGGGGGCTGGTCGTACGAGATCGCCAACACCAACCGGCTGCTGACCGGGGCGGACGGTGTGGAGCCGTACCCGGGGCTGATCGGGATCAAGAACGGCTACACCAGCAACGCAGGCAACACCCTGGTCGCCGCCGCCCGGCAGGGTGACCGCACCCTCGTCGTGACGGTGATGAACCCTCAGGACGGCGGCGGGTTCGAGGTCTACGAAGAGGCGCGCGCGTTGCTGGACTGGGGGTTCGCGGCCGCCGGACGGGTCGATCCGGTGGGCTCGCTGGACGCGCTGCGGGTCCGTCCGTGGCCGTTGCCCGGCCCCGGACCGAAGCCGGCTTCCCCACAGAAGTCCACGCCGGCGCCCGGCGCTCCCCCGGTCGCCGTCGCTCCCCCGGTCACCGGCACCGCCGCTGTCGCAGCCGGCGACGCTCCCGGCTGGCGGGAGGCGGCGCTGATCGCGGGCGCCGCCGTGCTGGGCGGGACCGCCGTGGCGCTCGTCCTGTGGCTCGCCGGCCGCCGTTCCGCGGGGAGATGACCGACGGGCAGCCACACCAGCAGGCCGAGCGTGATCCAGGTGTGGGCGTTGCTGCCGAGGAAGCCGTCGGAGGCATTCCCGGCGCCGGAGGGGTCCGGGACGTCCGGGCCGGCAGCGCGCCGGCCCGGGAAGCCGCCGAGCACGCGGCAGGCCGTCCCGGCCAGGCCAGGCCCAGTGCCTGGCAGCGGCGGAGATCGATGCGGAAGGCCTTGGCCGGCACGTCGGCACGGTGTCCACCTCGGGTGACCGCGGAGCGACGTCGCGCCTTCCTGGCGGCGGCCTGCGCGTGACCGGCCGGTGCGCTCGTGGGCCCGGCAGCTCAGAACACCGACAGGCCGGTCAGGGTCGTGAACCGGTCCAGGGCGGCCACTCCCGCCACCGAGTTGCCGCGTTCGTCCAGGCCCGGGCTCCATACGCACAGCGTGCAGCGGCCCGGTACGACGGCCATGATGCCGCCGCCCACGCCGCTCTTGCCGGGCAGGCCGACCCGGTAGGCGAAGTCGCCGGCCGCGTCGTAGGTGCCGCAGGTCAGCATCACCGCGTTGACCTGCTTGGCCTGGCTGCGGGTGAGCAGCCGGGTGCCGTCGGCGCGGACGCCGTGCCGGGCGAGGAAGCCGGTGGCCAGGGCGAGGTCGGCGCAGGAGGCGGTGAGGGAGCACTGCCGGAAGTACTGGTCGAGGAGGACCGGCACGGCGTTGCCGATGTTGCCGTAGGACGCCATGAAATGGGCGAGGGCGGCATTGCGGTCGCCGTGCTGGGCCTCGGAGGCGGCGACCTCCTCGTCGAAGCCGAGCGCGGGGTTGCCGCTCTCCGCGCGCAGGAAGGCGAGGAGTTCGCCCGCCGCGTCCCCCGTACGGGTCTGGAGCCGGTCGGTGACCACCAGCGCGCCCGCGTTGATGAAGGGATTGCGCGGGATGCCGTTCTCGTACTCCAGCTGGACCAGGGAGTTGAAGGGGTTGCCCGAGGGCTCGCGGCCCACGTGCTCCCAGAGTTCGTCGCCCTCGCGGGCCAGGTCCAGGGCGAGGGTGAAGACCTTGGTGAGGGACTGTGTGGAGAACGGCTCCCGCCAGTCCCCCACGCCGTAGACCGTGCCGTCCGGTTCCGCCACGGCCATGCCGAAGCGGCGCGGGTCGCAGGCCGCGAGCGCCGGGATGTAGTCGGCGGGGCGGCCCCGGCCGGGGGTCCGCGCCATCTCCTCGGCGATGCGGTCCAGGACCGGCTGGAAGGCACGGGACGACGTCGTGGTCATGATCGCCATTGTGCCCCGCACCGGGCCTGGCGCGCCGGGCCTGGCCCGCCGTGGTCGGTGCGGGATGCCGGACGGGGGCGCCTGACCAGGGGTGCCGGCCAGGCGGTGCCGGACGGCGCAGGACGGACGGGGGGTGCGCCGCTGGCCGCCACGACCGGCCGGGCGCGTGGGTCCGGCGACCGTCCGAGAGGCGTCGTCGACGCCTGCCGGTCCGCCGGCCCGGCGCGCGACCTGCCCGGCACGTGCGGCGGGGCCGACAGCGGTCCGGGAGCCCCTCCGGTGACCGCGCGGGCTGCGCGGTCACATCCGTCGCCGGTGTCCGTCAGGCGCAGGCACGCACGGTGACCGGGTCCAGCGCGCGGACCGGGCGGACGCAGCCGACCGGTGCGCCGCCGCCGAGGAGGGTTTCGCCCGCGAACTCGGTGAGCAGGGCGGGGTCCACACCGGCGCGGACGAGGGCGGCCGCGGTGACCGGGACGCGGGCTCGGTTCGCGCCGTCGGAGATCTTGACGGCGACGGCTCGGCCGTCCGGCAGCGCGGCGACCTCGACGCCCTCGAAGCCGTCCTTCGCCAGCAGGCCGGGGACCGCCCGCATCAGCGCGGCGACGTCCCGGCCGGAGCCGGAGGCCATCTCGGCGTGCTCGCGCATCGCGTCGGCCACCCGCGCCTCGGGGGTACCGGGCGCGGAGGCGGTGACCCGGGCGGCGGCCCGGGCGAGGCCGTGCAGGGAGACCGAGAACAGCGGGGCGCCGCATCCGTCGACGGTGACCCGTGCGATCCGCTGACCGGTGAGGTCCTCGACGATCTCGGCGATCGCCTGCTGGAGCGGGTGCTTCGGGTCGAGGTAGTCGTCCAGGGACCAGCCGTTGAGCGTGCAGGTGTAGAGCATGGCCGCGTGCTTGCCGGAACAGTTCTGGGCCAGGCGGTCGGGCGCGCGGCCCTCCCGTATCCAGGCGTCGCGGACCGCCGGGTCGTACGGCAGGTCCGTGACGTTGCGCAGCTCGTCCTGCGAGACGCCCGCCAGTTCGAGGATCCGCCGGGTCCCGGCGAGGTGGCGTTCCTCGCCGGAGTGGCTGGCCGCGGCGAGGGAGAGCAGCTCGCCGTCGAGCGGCAGCCCGGCCCGGACCATCGCGACGGCCTGGACGGGCTTGAGCGCCGAGCGGGGGTAGAAGGCGGCCTCGACGTCGCCGAGCTGGAGCTCGATCTCGCCGCCCGCGCCGAGGACGACGACGGAGCCGTAGTGGATGCCCTCGGTCGCCCCTGCGCGGACGAGGTGGGCGACAGGGGTGTGGAGGGGTTCGCGGATCGCGGGAGCGTCGGCGAGGGAGCTGCTATACATCACTGCCTGCATCACTGGTGGGTGGTCGGCGGCCGGCGACGGGGTCACGCGTCGGCCCTGGACGAGGTGTGGGTGAGGGCGAGGTCGCGGCGGATGGCGTACCACCCGGC
Protein-coding regions in this window:
- a CDS encoding D-alanyl-D-alanine carboxypeptidase family protein; the encoded protein is MTIGFSSRAAAATCAFCVAGTLALGLAAGAGADPGAPGGPGGPGAPGGPRVTAPRPSVLYRSGTQVRPHRGAPEVPDVSALSWLVSDAQTGEVLAASNAHRKLPPASTLKTLFALTVLPVLPGEIRHRVSEEELSGIGPGSSLVGVTEGHTYQVADLWRGVFLNSGNDAVHVLASLSGGWRATAARMQAKARSLGALDTHVLSPDGYDTPGQVSSAYDLAVFGRAGLRNPDFARYCGTAEASFPGDGGWSYEIANTNRLLTGADGVEPYPGLIGIKNGYTSNAGNTLVAAARQGDRTLVVTVMNPQDGGGFEVYEEARALLDWGFAAAGRVDPVGSLDALRVRPWPLPGPGPKPASPQKSTPAPGAPPVAVAPPVTGTAAVAAGDAPGWREAALIAGAAVLGGTAVALVLWLAGRRSAGR
- a CDS encoding glutaminase, which translates into the protein MAIMTTTSSRAFQPVLDRIAEEMARTPGRGRPADYIPALAACDPRRFGMAVAEPDGTVYGVGDWREPFSTQSLTKVFTLALDLAREGDELWEHVGREPSGNPFNSLVQLEYENGIPRNPFINAGALVVTDRLQTRTGDAAGELLAFLRAESGNPALGFDEEVAASEAQHGDRNAALAHFMASYGNIGNAVPVLLDQYFRQCSLTASCADLALATGFLARHGVRADGTRLLTRSQAKQVNAVMLTCGTYDAAGDFAYRVGLPGKSGVGGGIMAVVPGRCTLCVWSPGLDERGNSVAGVAALDRFTTLTGLSVF
- a CDS encoding asparaginase, giving the protein MYSSSLADAPAIREPLHTPVAHLVRAGATEGIHYGSVVVLGAGGEIELQLGDVEAAFYPRSALKPVQAVAMVRAGLPLDGELLSLAAASHSGEERHLAGTRRILELAGVSQDELRNVTDLPYDPAVRDAWIREGRAPDRLAQNCSGKHAAMLYTCTLNGWSLDDYLDPKHPLQQAIAEIVEDLTGQRIARVTVDGCGAPLFSVSLHGLARAAARVTASAPGTPEARVADAMREHAEMASGSGRDVAALMRAVPGLLAKDGFEGVEVAALPDGRAVAVKISDGANRARVPVTAAALVRAGVDPALLTEFAGETLLGGGAPVGCVRPVRALDPVTVRACA